From Phyllopteryx taeniolatus isolate TA_2022b chromosome 18, UOR_Ptae_1.2, whole genome shotgun sequence, the proteins below share one genomic window:
- the vipas39 gene encoding spermatogenesis-defective protein 39 homolog isoform X1 codes for MMKSRSDEEEYWNASKFKAFTFDDEDDDLRESKSAFESLAQLPDEDERDHVEEVSWSGEPVGSISRSVRETAASGRRTEGEAAFPARVDADLAKVNSGYSLSSLFKGRRGASVATLADVSGDRSGRTVAPEIRRPKSEKEDLVGDWSPQDAVNRMRQGKPVPLERFRCLQDKLRLLDRSVDAQDGNVITAVLIFLKKSLSKEVLFGELASRPTALRHLFAYLSESGDDALLADLYRALGRVEDAAVTRSHATTKYTLLHYKEHLSITDEKKKRDFLKSCLSLQFSPEDQVQLQDQVSLLERQMLIEATDRQAELGGKAEIFQKFPRRASILHMPLVTTLYYCCFYHYGQPEVRSARPRSSRVRGKVPTCRSCAGPQGSFSSPQNLRNSFKISEKQFFVTALSARAKQKSWRDVDALFAGRSWLGFTRKKSPLAFQVVVDILHRNSAPVHVLQEYVGLVDDADARMALAHKHKCHDLVINVSALHVGRAATSRDLSLLSSDVSRLQRPTAVARIPREGGGGVGGREEDRRAARRLANPLEELIGNSQRGSSPGDRAFCTFRGLGCNKKDLKQKQCEFVQMELSCWSL; via the exons ATGATGAAGAGTCGATCAGATGAAGAAGAATACTGGAACGCTTCCAAGTTTAAAGCGTTCACCTTCGACGATGAAGACGACGAC CTGAGAGAATCGAAATCGGCGTTCGAGAGCCTCGCGCAACTGCCGGACGAGGACGAGCGAGATCACGTGGAGGAGGTCAGCTGGAGCGGCGAGCCCGTCGGAA GCATCTCGCGGTCCGTCCGAGAGACGGCGGCGTCCGGTCGCAGGACGGAGGGAGAGGCCGCTTTCCCCGCCCGCGTAGACGCCGACCTCGCCAAGGTCAACTCGGGATACTCCCTCAGCTCGCTCTTCAAAG GAAGGAGAGGCGCAAGTGTCGCGACGCTCGCTGACG tgtcgGGCGACCGGTCCGGCAGAACGGTCGCTCCGGAAATCCGAAGACCCAAAAGTGAAAAAGAG GATCTCGTTGGCGATTGGTCGCCCCAAGATGCCGTCAACAGGATGCGGCAagggaag CCGGTCCCTCTGGAGCGTTTCCGCTGCTTGCAGGACAAACTTCGTCTTCTGGATCGTTCCGTGGACGCTCAGGACGGAAACGTCATCACGGCC GTTTTAATTTTCCTGAAGAAAAGTTTGAGCAAAG AGGTTCTGTTCGGCGAGCTGGCGTCGAGGCCGACGGCGCTGCGACATCTTTTCGCCTACTTGAGCGAAAGCGGAGACGACGCGCTGCTGGCGGACCTCTACAG AGCTCTCGGACGCGTCGAGGATGCGGCGGTAACTCGATCACACGCTACGACAAAGTACACT ctGCTTCACTACAAAGAGCACCTGAGCATCACGGATGAAAAGAAGAAGCGGGACTTCCTCAAGAGCTGCCTCAG TCTGCAGTTTTCGCCTGAAGACCAGGTCCAGCTCCAAGACCAGGTCTCTCTGCTGGAGAGGCAGATGCTCATCGAG GCGACGGACCGACAGGCCGAACTAggagggaaggcggagatcttccaGAAGTTTCCCCGAAGAGCTTCCATCCTCCACATGCCGCTCGTCACCACCTTGTACTACTGCTGCTTCTACCACTACGGCCAGCCCGAGGTCAGGTCAGCCCGTCCGCGCTCGAGTCGCGTCCGCGGTAAAGTGCCGACGTGTCGTTCTTGCGCCGGTCCGCAGGGGAGCTTCAGCAGCCCGCAGAACCTCCGGAACAGTTTCAAG atCTCGGAGAAGCAGTTCTTCGTGACGGCGCTGAGCGCTCGGGCCAAGCAGAAGTCGTGGCGCGACGTGGACGCGCTGTTCGCCGGCCGCAGTTGGCTCGGCTTCACCAGGAAGAAATCTCCGCTCGCCTTCCAAGTCGTCGTGGACATCCTGCACAGAAACTCCGCCCCCGTGCAC GTGCTGCAGGAGTACGTGGGCCTGGTGGACGACGCCGACGCCAGGATGGCGCTGGCCCACAAGCACAAATGTCACGACCTCGTCATCAACGTGAGCGCGCTTCACGTCGGCCGCGCGGCGACGTCACGTGACCTCTCTCTCCTCTCATCAGACGTATCGAGACTTCAAAGACCGACGGCTGTTGCTAGGATACCGAGGGAAGGTGGAGGCGGGGTCGGCGGCCGAGAGGAAGATCGACGAGCTGCTCGACGGCTCg CAAATCCGCTGGAAGAATTGATTGGCAACAGTCAACGGGGGTCCTCGCCCGGGGACCGAGCGTTCTGCACATTCCGTGGACTCGGTTGCAATAAAAAGgacttgaaacaaaaacaatgtgaattTGTACAAATGGAGCTGAGCTGCTGGAGCCTGTGA
- the vipas39 gene encoding spermatogenesis-defective protein 39 homolog isoform X3 translates to MMKSRSDEEEYWNASKFKAFTFDDEDDDLRESKSAFESLAQLPDEDERDHVEEVSWSGEPVGSISRSVRETAASGRRTEGEAAFPARVDADLAKVNSGYSLSSLFKGRRGASVATLADVSGDRSGRTVAPEIRRPKSEKEDLVGDWSPQDAVNRMRQGKPVPLERFRCLQDKLRLLDRSVDAQDGNVITAVLIFLKKSLSKEVLFGELASRPTALRHLFAYLSESGDDALLADLYRALGRVEDAAVTRSHATTKYTLLHYKEHLSITDEKKKRDFLKSCLSLQFSPEDQVQLQDQVSLLERQMLIEATDRQAELGGKAEIFQKFPRRASILHMPLVTTLYYCCFYHYGQPEGSFSSPQNLRNSFKISEKQFFVTALSARAKQKSWRDVDALFAGRSWLGFTRKKSPLAFQVVVDILHRNSAPVHVLQEYVGLVDDADARMALAHKHKCHDLVINVSALHVGRAATSRDLSLLSSDVSRLQRPTAVARIPREGGGGVGGREEDRRAARRLANPLEELIGNSQRGSSPGDRAFCTFRGLGCNKKDLKQKQCEFVQMELSCWSL, encoded by the exons ATGATGAAGAGTCGATCAGATGAAGAAGAATACTGGAACGCTTCCAAGTTTAAAGCGTTCACCTTCGACGATGAAGACGACGAC CTGAGAGAATCGAAATCGGCGTTCGAGAGCCTCGCGCAACTGCCGGACGAGGACGAGCGAGATCACGTGGAGGAGGTCAGCTGGAGCGGCGAGCCCGTCGGAA GCATCTCGCGGTCCGTCCGAGAGACGGCGGCGTCCGGTCGCAGGACGGAGGGAGAGGCCGCTTTCCCCGCCCGCGTAGACGCCGACCTCGCCAAGGTCAACTCGGGATACTCCCTCAGCTCGCTCTTCAAAG GAAGGAGAGGCGCAAGTGTCGCGACGCTCGCTGACG tgtcgGGCGACCGGTCCGGCAGAACGGTCGCTCCGGAAATCCGAAGACCCAAAAGTGAAAAAGAG GATCTCGTTGGCGATTGGTCGCCCCAAGATGCCGTCAACAGGATGCGGCAagggaag CCGGTCCCTCTGGAGCGTTTCCGCTGCTTGCAGGACAAACTTCGTCTTCTGGATCGTTCCGTGGACGCTCAGGACGGAAACGTCATCACGGCC GTTTTAATTTTCCTGAAGAAAAGTTTGAGCAAAG AGGTTCTGTTCGGCGAGCTGGCGTCGAGGCCGACGGCGCTGCGACATCTTTTCGCCTACTTGAGCGAAAGCGGAGACGACGCGCTGCTGGCGGACCTCTACAG AGCTCTCGGACGCGTCGAGGATGCGGCGGTAACTCGATCACACGCTACGACAAAGTACACT ctGCTTCACTACAAAGAGCACCTGAGCATCACGGATGAAAAGAAGAAGCGGGACTTCCTCAAGAGCTGCCTCAG TCTGCAGTTTTCGCCTGAAGACCAGGTCCAGCTCCAAGACCAGGTCTCTCTGCTGGAGAGGCAGATGCTCATCGAG GCGACGGACCGACAGGCCGAACTAggagggaaggcggagatcttccaGAAGTTTCCCCGAAGAGCTTCCATCCTCCACATGCCGCTCGTCACCACCTTGTACTACTGCTGCTTCTACCACTACGGCCAGCCCGAG GGGAGCTTCAGCAGCCCGCAGAACCTCCGGAACAGTTTCAAG atCTCGGAGAAGCAGTTCTTCGTGACGGCGCTGAGCGCTCGGGCCAAGCAGAAGTCGTGGCGCGACGTGGACGCGCTGTTCGCCGGCCGCAGTTGGCTCGGCTTCACCAGGAAGAAATCTCCGCTCGCCTTCCAAGTCGTCGTGGACATCCTGCACAGAAACTCCGCCCCCGTGCAC GTGCTGCAGGAGTACGTGGGCCTGGTGGACGACGCCGACGCCAGGATGGCGCTGGCCCACAAGCACAAATGTCACGACCTCGTCATCAACGTGAGCGCGCTTCACGTCGGCCGCGCGGCGACGTCACGTGACCTCTCTCTCCTCTCATCAGACGTATCGAGACTTCAAAGACCGACGGCTGTTGCTAGGATACCGAGGGAAGGTGGAGGCGGGGTCGGCGGCCGAGAGGAAGATCGACGAGCTGCTCGACGGCTCg CAAATCCGCTGGAAGAATTGATTGGCAACAGTCAACGGGGGTCCTCGCCCGGGGACCGAGCGTTCTGCACATTCCGTGGACTCGGTTGCAATAAAAAGgacttgaaacaaaaacaatgtgaattTGTACAAATGGAGCTGAGCTGCTGGAGCCTGTGA
- the vipas39 gene encoding spermatogenesis-defective protein 39 homolog isoform X2, with protein sequence MMKSRSDEEEYWNASKFKAFTFDDEDDDLRESKSAFESLAQLPDEDERDHVEEVSWSGEPVGSISRSVRETAASGRRTEGEAAFPARVDADLAKVNSGYSLSSLFKGRRGASVATLADVSGDRSGRTVAPEIRRPKSEKEDLVGDWSPQDAVNRMRQGKPVPLERFRCLQDKLRLLDRSVDAQDGNVITAVLIFLKKSLSKEVLFGELASRPTALRHLFAYLSESGDDALLADLYRALGRVEDAALLHYKEHLSITDEKKKRDFLKSCLSLQFSPEDQVQLQDQVSLLERQMLIEATDRQAELGGKAEIFQKFPRRASILHMPLVTTLYYCCFYHYGQPEVRSARPRSSRVRGKVPTCRSCAGPQGSFSSPQNLRNSFKISEKQFFVTALSARAKQKSWRDVDALFAGRSWLGFTRKKSPLAFQVVVDILHRNSAPVHVLQEYVGLVDDADARMALAHKHKCHDLVINVSALHVGRAATSRDLSLLSSDVSRLQRPTAVARIPREGGGGVGGREEDRRAARRLANPLEELIGNSQRGSSPGDRAFCTFRGLGCNKKDLKQKQCEFVQMELSCWSL encoded by the exons ATGATGAAGAGTCGATCAGATGAAGAAGAATACTGGAACGCTTCCAAGTTTAAAGCGTTCACCTTCGACGATGAAGACGACGAC CTGAGAGAATCGAAATCGGCGTTCGAGAGCCTCGCGCAACTGCCGGACGAGGACGAGCGAGATCACGTGGAGGAGGTCAGCTGGAGCGGCGAGCCCGTCGGAA GCATCTCGCGGTCCGTCCGAGAGACGGCGGCGTCCGGTCGCAGGACGGAGGGAGAGGCCGCTTTCCCCGCCCGCGTAGACGCCGACCTCGCCAAGGTCAACTCGGGATACTCCCTCAGCTCGCTCTTCAAAG GAAGGAGAGGCGCAAGTGTCGCGACGCTCGCTGACG tgtcgGGCGACCGGTCCGGCAGAACGGTCGCTCCGGAAATCCGAAGACCCAAAAGTGAAAAAGAG GATCTCGTTGGCGATTGGTCGCCCCAAGATGCCGTCAACAGGATGCGGCAagggaag CCGGTCCCTCTGGAGCGTTTCCGCTGCTTGCAGGACAAACTTCGTCTTCTGGATCGTTCCGTGGACGCTCAGGACGGAAACGTCATCACGGCC GTTTTAATTTTCCTGAAGAAAAGTTTGAGCAAAG AGGTTCTGTTCGGCGAGCTGGCGTCGAGGCCGACGGCGCTGCGACATCTTTTCGCCTACTTGAGCGAAAGCGGAGACGACGCGCTGCTGGCGGACCTCTACAG AGCTCTCGGACGCGTCGAGGATGCGGCG ctGCTTCACTACAAAGAGCACCTGAGCATCACGGATGAAAAGAAGAAGCGGGACTTCCTCAAGAGCTGCCTCAG TCTGCAGTTTTCGCCTGAAGACCAGGTCCAGCTCCAAGACCAGGTCTCTCTGCTGGAGAGGCAGATGCTCATCGAG GCGACGGACCGACAGGCCGAACTAggagggaaggcggagatcttccaGAAGTTTCCCCGAAGAGCTTCCATCCTCCACATGCCGCTCGTCACCACCTTGTACTACTGCTGCTTCTACCACTACGGCCAGCCCGAGGTCAGGTCAGCCCGTCCGCGCTCGAGTCGCGTCCGCGGTAAAGTGCCGACGTGTCGTTCTTGCGCCGGTCCGCAGGGGAGCTTCAGCAGCCCGCAGAACCTCCGGAACAGTTTCAAG atCTCGGAGAAGCAGTTCTTCGTGACGGCGCTGAGCGCTCGGGCCAAGCAGAAGTCGTGGCGCGACGTGGACGCGCTGTTCGCCGGCCGCAGTTGGCTCGGCTTCACCAGGAAGAAATCTCCGCTCGCCTTCCAAGTCGTCGTGGACATCCTGCACAGAAACTCCGCCCCCGTGCAC GTGCTGCAGGAGTACGTGGGCCTGGTGGACGACGCCGACGCCAGGATGGCGCTGGCCCACAAGCACAAATGTCACGACCTCGTCATCAACGTGAGCGCGCTTCACGTCGGCCGCGCGGCGACGTCACGTGACCTCTCTCTCCTCTCATCAGACGTATCGAGACTTCAAAGACCGACGGCTGTTGCTAGGATACCGAGGGAAGGTGGAGGCGGGGTCGGCGGCCGAGAGGAAGATCGACGAGCTGCTCGACGGCTCg CAAATCCGCTGGAAGAATTGATTGGCAACAGTCAACGGGGGTCCTCGCCCGGGGACCGAGCGTTCTGCACATTCCGTGGACTCGGTTGCAATAAAAAGgacttgaaacaaaaacaatgtgaattTGTACAAATGGAGCTGAGCTGCTGGAGCCTGTGA
- the vipas39 gene encoding spermatogenesis-defective protein 39 homolog isoform X5, with protein MMKSRSDEEEYWNASKFKAFTFDDEDDDLRESKSAFESLAQLPDEDERDHVEEVSWSGEPVGSISRSVRETAASGRRTEGEAAFPARVDADLAKVNSGYSLSSLFKGRRGASVATLADVSGDRSGRTVAPEIRRPKSEKEDLVGDWSPQDAVNRMRQGKPVPLERFRCLQDKLRLLDRSVDAQDGNVITAVLIFLKKSLSKEVLFGELASRPTALRHLFAYLSESGDDALLADLYRALGRVEDAAVTRSHATTKYTLLHYKEHLSITDEKKKRDFLKSCLSLQFSPEDQVQLQDQVSLLERQMLIEATDRQAELGGKAEIFQKFPRRASILHMPLVTTLYYCCFYHYGQPEGSFSSPQNLRNSFKISEKQFFVTALSARAKQKSWRDVDALFAGRSWLGFTRKKSPLAFQVVVDILHRNSAPVHVLQEYVGLVDDADARMALAHKHKCHDLVINTYRDFKDRRLLLGYRGKVEAGSAAERKIDELLDGSQIRWKN; from the exons ATGATGAAGAGTCGATCAGATGAAGAAGAATACTGGAACGCTTCCAAGTTTAAAGCGTTCACCTTCGACGATGAAGACGACGAC CTGAGAGAATCGAAATCGGCGTTCGAGAGCCTCGCGCAACTGCCGGACGAGGACGAGCGAGATCACGTGGAGGAGGTCAGCTGGAGCGGCGAGCCCGTCGGAA GCATCTCGCGGTCCGTCCGAGAGACGGCGGCGTCCGGTCGCAGGACGGAGGGAGAGGCCGCTTTCCCCGCCCGCGTAGACGCCGACCTCGCCAAGGTCAACTCGGGATACTCCCTCAGCTCGCTCTTCAAAG GAAGGAGAGGCGCAAGTGTCGCGACGCTCGCTGACG tgtcgGGCGACCGGTCCGGCAGAACGGTCGCTCCGGAAATCCGAAGACCCAAAAGTGAAAAAGAG GATCTCGTTGGCGATTGGTCGCCCCAAGATGCCGTCAACAGGATGCGGCAagggaag CCGGTCCCTCTGGAGCGTTTCCGCTGCTTGCAGGACAAACTTCGTCTTCTGGATCGTTCCGTGGACGCTCAGGACGGAAACGTCATCACGGCC GTTTTAATTTTCCTGAAGAAAAGTTTGAGCAAAG AGGTTCTGTTCGGCGAGCTGGCGTCGAGGCCGACGGCGCTGCGACATCTTTTCGCCTACTTGAGCGAAAGCGGAGACGACGCGCTGCTGGCGGACCTCTACAG AGCTCTCGGACGCGTCGAGGATGCGGCGGTAACTCGATCACACGCTACGACAAAGTACACT ctGCTTCACTACAAAGAGCACCTGAGCATCACGGATGAAAAGAAGAAGCGGGACTTCCTCAAGAGCTGCCTCAG TCTGCAGTTTTCGCCTGAAGACCAGGTCCAGCTCCAAGACCAGGTCTCTCTGCTGGAGAGGCAGATGCTCATCGAG GCGACGGACCGACAGGCCGAACTAggagggaaggcggagatcttccaGAAGTTTCCCCGAAGAGCTTCCATCCTCCACATGCCGCTCGTCACCACCTTGTACTACTGCTGCTTCTACCACTACGGCCAGCCCGAG GGGAGCTTCAGCAGCCCGCAGAACCTCCGGAACAGTTTCAAG atCTCGGAGAAGCAGTTCTTCGTGACGGCGCTGAGCGCTCGGGCCAAGCAGAAGTCGTGGCGCGACGTGGACGCGCTGTTCGCCGGCCGCAGTTGGCTCGGCTTCACCAGGAAGAAATCTCCGCTCGCCTTCCAAGTCGTCGTGGACATCCTGCACAGAAACTCCGCCCCCGTGCAC GTGCTGCAGGAGTACGTGGGCCTGGTGGACGACGCCGACGCCAGGATGGCGCTGGCCCACAAGCACAAATGTCACGACCTCGTCATCAAC ACGTATCGAGACTTCAAAGACCGACGGCTGTTGCTAGGATACCGAGGGAAGGTGGAGGCGGGGTCGGCGGCCGAGAGGAAGATCGACGAGCTGCTCGACGGCTCg CAAATCCGCTGGAAGAATTGA
- the vipas39 gene encoding spermatogenesis-defective protein 39 homolog isoform X7, with amino-acid sequence MMKSRSDEEEYWNASKFKAFTFDDEDDDLRESKSAFESLAQLPDEDERDHVEEVSWSGEPVGSISRSVRETAASGRRTEGEAAFPARVDADLAKVNSGYSLSSLFKGRRGASVATLADVSGDRSGRTVAPEIRRPKSEKEDLVGDWSPQDAVNRMRQGKPVPLERFRCLQDKLRLLDRSVDAQDGNVITAVLIFLKKSLSKEVLFGELASRPTALRHLFAYLSESGDDALLADLYRALGRVEDAAVTRSHATTKYTLLHYKEHLSITDEKKKRDFLKSCLSLQFSPEDQVQLQDQVSLLERQMLIEATDRQAELGGKAEIFQKFPRRASILHMPLVTTLYYCCFYHYGQPEVRSARPRSSRVRGKVPTCRSCAGPQGSFSSPQNLRNSFKISEKQFFVTALSARAKQKSWRDVDALFAGRSWLGFTRKKSPLAFQVVVDILHRNSAPVHRAFD; translated from the exons ATGATGAAGAGTCGATCAGATGAAGAAGAATACTGGAACGCTTCCAAGTTTAAAGCGTTCACCTTCGACGATGAAGACGACGAC CTGAGAGAATCGAAATCGGCGTTCGAGAGCCTCGCGCAACTGCCGGACGAGGACGAGCGAGATCACGTGGAGGAGGTCAGCTGGAGCGGCGAGCCCGTCGGAA GCATCTCGCGGTCCGTCCGAGAGACGGCGGCGTCCGGTCGCAGGACGGAGGGAGAGGCCGCTTTCCCCGCCCGCGTAGACGCCGACCTCGCCAAGGTCAACTCGGGATACTCCCTCAGCTCGCTCTTCAAAG GAAGGAGAGGCGCAAGTGTCGCGACGCTCGCTGACG tgtcgGGCGACCGGTCCGGCAGAACGGTCGCTCCGGAAATCCGAAGACCCAAAAGTGAAAAAGAG GATCTCGTTGGCGATTGGTCGCCCCAAGATGCCGTCAACAGGATGCGGCAagggaag CCGGTCCCTCTGGAGCGTTTCCGCTGCTTGCAGGACAAACTTCGTCTTCTGGATCGTTCCGTGGACGCTCAGGACGGAAACGTCATCACGGCC GTTTTAATTTTCCTGAAGAAAAGTTTGAGCAAAG AGGTTCTGTTCGGCGAGCTGGCGTCGAGGCCGACGGCGCTGCGACATCTTTTCGCCTACTTGAGCGAAAGCGGAGACGACGCGCTGCTGGCGGACCTCTACAG AGCTCTCGGACGCGTCGAGGATGCGGCGGTAACTCGATCACACGCTACGACAAAGTACACT ctGCTTCACTACAAAGAGCACCTGAGCATCACGGATGAAAAGAAGAAGCGGGACTTCCTCAAGAGCTGCCTCAG TCTGCAGTTTTCGCCTGAAGACCAGGTCCAGCTCCAAGACCAGGTCTCTCTGCTGGAGAGGCAGATGCTCATCGAG GCGACGGACCGACAGGCCGAACTAggagggaaggcggagatcttccaGAAGTTTCCCCGAAGAGCTTCCATCCTCCACATGCCGCTCGTCACCACCTTGTACTACTGCTGCTTCTACCACTACGGCCAGCCCGAGGTCAGGTCAGCCCGTCCGCGCTCGAGTCGCGTCCGCGGTAAAGTGCCGACGTGTCGTTCTTGCGCCGGTCCGCAGGGGAGCTTCAGCAGCCCGCAGAACCTCCGGAACAGTTTCAAG atCTCGGAGAAGCAGTTCTTCGTGACGGCGCTGAGCGCTCGGGCCAAGCAGAAGTCGTGGCGCGACGTGGACGCGCTGTTCGCCGGCCGCAGTTGGCTCGGCTTCACCAGGAAGAAATCTCCGCTCGCCTTCCAAGTCGTCGTGGACATCCTGCACAGAAACTCCGCCCCCGTGCAC CGGGCATTTGACTGA
- the vipas39 gene encoding spermatogenesis-defective protein 39 homolog isoform X4, whose protein sequence is MMKSRSDEEEYWNASKFKAFTFDDEDDDLRESKSAFESLAQLPDEDERDHVEEVSWSGEPVGSISRSVRETAASGRRTEGEAAFPARVDADLAKVNSGYSLSSLFKGRRGASVATLADVSGDRSGRTVAPEIRRPKSEKEDLVGDWSPQDAVNRMRQGKPVPLERFRCLQDKLRLLDRSVDAQDGNVITAVLIFLKKSLSKEVLFGELASRPTALRHLFAYLSESGDDALLADLYRALGRVEDAAVTRSHATTKYTLLHYKEHLSITDEKKKRDFLKSCLSLQFSPEDQVQLQDQVSLLERQMLIEATDRQAELGGKAEIFQKFPRRASILHMPLVTTLYYCCFYHYGQPEVRSARPRSSRVRGKVPTCRSCAGPQGSFSSPQNLRNSFKISEKQFFVTALSARAKQKSWRDVDALFAGRSWLGFTRKKSPLAFQVVVDILHRNSAPVHVLQEYVGLVDDADARMALAHKHKCHDLVINTYRDFKDRRLLLGYRGKVEAGSAAERKIDELLDGSQIRWKN, encoded by the exons ATGATGAAGAGTCGATCAGATGAAGAAGAATACTGGAACGCTTCCAAGTTTAAAGCGTTCACCTTCGACGATGAAGACGACGAC CTGAGAGAATCGAAATCGGCGTTCGAGAGCCTCGCGCAACTGCCGGACGAGGACGAGCGAGATCACGTGGAGGAGGTCAGCTGGAGCGGCGAGCCCGTCGGAA GCATCTCGCGGTCCGTCCGAGAGACGGCGGCGTCCGGTCGCAGGACGGAGGGAGAGGCCGCTTTCCCCGCCCGCGTAGACGCCGACCTCGCCAAGGTCAACTCGGGATACTCCCTCAGCTCGCTCTTCAAAG GAAGGAGAGGCGCAAGTGTCGCGACGCTCGCTGACG tgtcgGGCGACCGGTCCGGCAGAACGGTCGCTCCGGAAATCCGAAGACCCAAAAGTGAAAAAGAG GATCTCGTTGGCGATTGGTCGCCCCAAGATGCCGTCAACAGGATGCGGCAagggaag CCGGTCCCTCTGGAGCGTTTCCGCTGCTTGCAGGACAAACTTCGTCTTCTGGATCGTTCCGTGGACGCTCAGGACGGAAACGTCATCACGGCC GTTTTAATTTTCCTGAAGAAAAGTTTGAGCAAAG AGGTTCTGTTCGGCGAGCTGGCGTCGAGGCCGACGGCGCTGCGACATCTTTTCGCCTACTTGAGCGAAAGCGGAGACGACGCGCTGCTGGCGGACCTCTACAG AGCTCTCGGACGCGTCGAGGATGCGGCGGTAACTCGATCACACGCTACGACAAAGTACACT ctGCTTCACTACAAAGAGCACCTGAGCATCACGGATGAAAAGAAGAAGCGGGACTTCCTCAAGAGCTGCCTCAG TCTGCAGTTTTCGCCTGAAGACCAGGTCCAGCTCCAAGACCAGGTCTCTCTGCTGGAGAGGCAGATGCTCATCGAG GCGACGGACCGACAGGCCGAACTAggagggaaggcggagatcttccaGAAGTTTCCCCGAAGAGCTTCCATCCTCCACATGCCGCTCGTCACCACCTTGTACTACTGCTGCTTCTACCACTACGGCCAGCCCGAGGTCAGGTCAGCCCGTCCGCGCTCGAGTCGCGTCCGCGGTAAAGTGCCGACGTGTCGTTCTTGCGCCGGTCCGCAGGGGAGCTTCAGCAGCCCGCAGAACCTCCGGAACAGTTTCAAG atCTCGGAGAAGCAGTTCTTCGTGACGGCGCTGAGCGCTCGGGCCAAGCAGAAGTCGTGGCGCGACGTGGACGCGCTGTTCGCCGGCCGCAGTTGGCTCGGCTTCACCAGGAAGAAATCTCCGCTCGCCTTCCAAGTCGTCGTGGACATCCTGCACAGAAACTCCGCCCCCGTGCAC GTGCTGCAGGAGTACGTGGGCCTGGTGGACGACGCCGACGCCAGGATGGCGCTGGCCCACAAGCACAAATGTCACGACCTCGTCATCAAC ACGTATCGAGACTTCAAAGACCGACGGCTGTTGCTAGGATACCGAGGGAAGGTGGAGGCGGGGTCGGCGGCCGAGAGGAAGATCGACGAGCTGCTCGACGGCTCg CAAATCCGCTGGAAGAATTGA